From Microbacterium pseudoresistens, the proteins below share one genomic window:
- a CDS encoding IS481 family transposase yields the protein MKPKNLVIVRAVTDQGLTHAEAAARFGVTRQWVHTLVHRYEAEGPDGLAPRSRAPKNRPGTTPPAIRDRIVQLRSDLTHSGADAGPVTIAWYLEQEGHRSPSTSTIRRILHDAGLIVPAPHKRPRSSYIRFQADLPNECWQADITHWFLANGTRVEILDFLDDHARYLLDIRPAAAFTGPMVVTAMTELIARYGPPYSTLTDNGLVFTTRLARFKGARGGFEKLLTAHRITQKNGRPGHPQTQGKIERFHRTLKRWLTARPLPDTIEDLAARLAQFQTWYNTARPHRALAGRTPEQAYTALPKATPTTTTDTTEWRSRTDTVDQHGKVTLRYAGQIRHLGIGRAHSGTPVLLLTHNRDVTVSSMNTGEIIAEFTIDPDKNYQAKNP from the coding sequence GTGAAACCAAAGAATCTCGTCATCGTCCGCGCCGTCACCGATCAAGGCCTGACCCATGCTGAAGCCGCTGCGCGCTTCGGGGTGACCCGCCAATGGGTACACACCCTCGTGCACCGTTACGAAGCCGAAGGCCCGGACGGACTCGCGCCACGCTCTCGGGCCCCGAAGAACCGGCCCGGCACCACCCCGCCCGCAATCCGCGACCGGATCGTCCAACTACGCAGCGACCTGACCCACTCCGGAGCCGACGCCGGGCCGGTCACGATCGCCTGGTACCTCGAGCAGGAAGGCCACCGATCACCATCCACGTCCACGATCCGCAGGATCCTGCACGACGCCGGCCTCATCGTCCCCGCACCCCACAAACGCCCCCGCAGCTCTTACATCCGATTCCAAGCCGATCTGCCCAACGAATGCTGGCAAGCCGACATCACACACTGGTTCCTCGCCAACGGCACCCGCGTCGAGATCCTCGACTTCCTCGACGACCACGCCCGCTACCTGCTCGACATCCGGCCCGCGGCGGCGTTCACAGGCCCGATGGTCGTCACCGCGATGACCGAGCTGATCGCCCGCTACGGGCCGCCGTATTCGACTCTCACCGACAACGGCCTCGTGTTCACCACCCGCCTGGCCCGCTTCAAAGGCGCCCGTGGCGGATTCGAGAAACTCCTCACCGCGCACCGCATCACTCAGAAAAACGGCCGCCCCGGTCACCCGCAAACCCAGGGGAAGATCGAACGCTTCCACCGGACACTCAAACGCTGGCTCACCGCACGCCCACTGCCCGACACGATCGAAGACCTCGCCGCCCGGCTCGCACAGTTCCAGACCTGGTACAACACCGCCCGCCCCCACAGAGCGCTCGCAGGCCGCACCCCCGAGCAGGCCTACACCGCGCTCCCGAAAGCCACCCCGACCACGACCACCGACACGACCGAATGGCGCTCCCGCACCGACACCGTCGACCAGCACGGGAAAGTCACCCTCCGCTACGCCGGCCAGATCCGCCACCTCGGCATCGGCCGCGCTCACTCAGGCACCCCGGTGCTCCTACTCACCCACAACCGCGACGTCACCGTCAGCAGCATGAACACCGGAGAAATCATCGCCGAGTTCACCATCGACCCCGACAAGAACTACCAGGCCAAGAACCCGTGA